A stretch of DNA from Aspergillus flavus chromosome 3, complete sequence:
ATCTCTGGAGCCGGGTTAGGCTCGGGATCCTGCTCAGGCTCAGTGCGAGGTTGAGGCTGTGGTTTCGGTCGAGTCCGCAGAAGAAGATTCGCAGATGAATGGAGTTGGTGAAGAATTTCCTGAACCCCTTCTCCCGTTTTGGCGCTGAGCTTGTGATCCAAAATCTTCCATGAGAGTTGATCGTACTTAgccatctccttctcatactTTTTCCGCAGCCCGTCGACAATCTCTGGGGCACTTTCTGCGGGAAGCGTGTCTTGTTTATTTAGGAGAATCCACATATGTTTAGAACCGTGCTTATGGACAAAGTCGACAAAGTAGTGAAAATCATAGATCGGCTCTGGCTGTTGCGGATCGCAGTTGTGGATAAAGAGAACAATATCTGTCCCAGGAAAGTAGCTGTGGATCAGTTGCTTGACAGACCTCCTAGACACTGTATCTCATCATTGGTATGCGATTATTATGAAGAGGAAATTAAGGGCTGGCCTTATAGTACAATCCAGAACAGGCATACTCGGGCTCACTCACTGGACATGTCCCAAATAGTCCATCGATACTTTCTCGGGTATTCGACTGTCTCAACATTGAAGCCGATAGTTGGAACGGTATTGACCAACTCTCCCAGCTTCATCTGGTAAAGTAGAGTAGTCTTACCACAATCATAATCACCCAGCAAGATGACTCTAAATTCGAGAGTCCTGAATGGCCACGTAACCCATTCAACAATAGCTTCGGGGACTGCTCATCAGCATGCTATATAGTACACCCACATTTCAAGTCACTTACAACTCATGTTGCCTCCATCCAAGTCTTGAATTGTCTAAGGCGGGATATGAGAGGGAACGTGCAAGTATAAAAGAAATGGAGTCTGCAGCTTGGGGGTGGACGGTTCACAGGACGCTTGCTGCTGCCTGACTTGCGTTGAATACGAGAGATCTGCAATGTGTCCACTGCTACCGCTCGTCAGCCAAGGCATAGATCGTATATACAGGCAGTGATGAACCATAGCAAATCTAGGCAGAAGGGGTTGTTTTGTGTCCGAATCTAGGGTTCTGGCTCGCTTTAACGTGAACAGTGTAGCATACGGCTTCTGTCGATATTTATATCCATAGGTAATATACTGCTAGCACACATTCGATATGCCCACGAGCCTTAACCTCAGTTATGAGTATTTACCGAAACCCTGGAGAGCTATTAAGGATTAATCTCATCCTCAATCCATCCTTTGAGTTTGACTTTTAACTTATTTTGGTTACTTTCTTCTAAAGGTTGTTGCACTTGCGACGGGGCAGAGAAGTCATGTGAAGAGACCAGGAACGCAATGGAATGTTTGGAGGGTTTAGATTGTTTGTGCTTTTTGAAATGTTTGAAATATTTGACAAGAAACTGGCCTTCGGGTCAACATCCGCCCGAGCGGATAATCCCTCCTGTGGATGAAGCTCTCGGATTCTCCACTTGAATGATCTCGGGTAGATATCGCAGCTTCATGACTCCACATCGTCTATAAGTGGGAAATCGTCTTACACAAAGTCCATAGTATTCATTGACGCTAATATTAGGTATTCTATAGTAAGATATGTTGCGCGCGGCCTAATTAACCTCCTTAAACTCATCAATCACACTCCTGGGTTCAAAATACTCGCCCAGCGGCTCATATGCGAAATCATATCCATAGCCCTTTGGTCCACCGATCTCAAGCCCCCGTTCCGTCTTGGACCAATGTGGAGAGCAGGCTAAtcccaacaccaccacctgGTAGCCATACCGATATTCCGGCACACCGATCGGCTTGCCCGATTCCTTGTCTAAGATGCAAATGAGATCCGGCACGCTGGCAATGATCTTCTTCGAGCCGTCGGCGGCATGATGCTCAGCGTAAATGTTCTCATTCTTGAACGGGATGCGGATGTGCCCGCCTTGCGCAACCGCAGGGGAGCAATTCTGGTTAGTGGCCTGGTCATCGTCCTCGGCAGGGACTTCAGTGATGATGAGCTCGCCGTAGGAATGTCCTTTGTATACTGTTTGCTCGATTCCAGAGATCTTGCCTCGGAATAGGACCTTGGCGGACTGGGGTCCTCCGGCTTCAGCAATGATTGCTTCTGGGACTGTGAGAAGTGTACTATATTGAGCCGCCTGCGCAATGGCTCTCCCGATTCTCCATGATAGTGACACCGTATTTAAGATGGCGAATTCTCTAACAGCCGCACCATTGGTCGGGCGAGCTGAAAGGCCAACTAAAGAGCCCATTTCGGTCAAAGCAGCACGGAGCACCCGGTCAACCATTTCATCATCACCCGCTCGGGGCATGATGACAGACCTTCCATCGCCGGAATCAATTGCACATGGTGTGAGTTCCCCAGGACGATACACGGCCATTGTAGTCTGCCAGATCATGGGATTTGCGCGGCCCATAAAGTCCGCGTCGATAACGGGGCGGTCGTAGAATCGATCCGAGCCCCATTGAAATGCTTCGAGTCCATTTGACCCGCCGATTTCGAGGCCCATCACAGCATCGAAGGACTTGTGACCCATGTAATGCATGAGCTGGCCGATGGCATCCACTGTTTCGTGGGCTTGGAGTCGCTCCACAGTCGTTGCCGGTGATCCCATCCGCCCTCCCCAGTAGACAAGTGCATCGTCCGGCAGGACAGAATGATCAATACACCGGATTTTGTACCCTTGACGGAGCATTTCCTGTAGTTGGATACGACCTGCGTCTGGGCTTCCTCCGCCACCGCAGCCAAGGACATACGCCCCGTCTGCGATGTAGTTCAGGTCGGTTTCCGTCAGAAGCCATTCGTGCCAGCCTGCCTTCTCGTTGAAGACAACATTTGGTCGATAGGTAAGATGGTCCACTGGGATAACCTCCGGCACCTGAAGGTGTTCGGTGGTCCTGGGGTTCTCATCTAATGTATCCTCCTCCATGGGGGCGGCGTCATTGTCAACAAACATGCTCATAGACCTTTCGGTATCTAAATTTCCAATCGCCTTGACGACAGTTCTCAACTGATTGGAAATATATGGAATAGGCATGGACTCGACCTCAGCAATGAAGACGCTATCCTCAACAGCGCCAGCTTGAATAGCTCGTTCAATGGCGGCTTTCTTAGCCTCTTCAACAGCATCCTTGATGGACTGATCCGCGATGCTGGTAATTTTATCTACCGTTCCACCGACCTTGGCGCATGCTGCTCCCACCGCGTTCGCTACATCAAAGAACGGTGGGTTGATGAGTTTAGATGCACCCTCTAGCTCTGCAGGAGCCAGAACTGCACCTCCTCCAACAAGGAGCACTGGCAAAGGCTCTGGTGAGGTCTTCATGAGGTCAATGGACCGTTCCAAAATCTGTTTGATCCGTGTCTGTGACGCAGATACCAACTTAGAAGCAAGATGCTTAACGGACTCCGCATTACCGACCACACACTGAGCACCGGCAACAGCAATATCAGTTGCAGTCAGAACATCTCCACCAAACACAAGACCCTCAGTGAGCAGTCGATGTCCAACCGAGTCTGGGCCAACAGTGACGGCCCCTTTCTTGGCGCCGCTCTGTCCATCACGGACAATTGATCCTCCACCTAGTCCGACAGAATACAAATGGGGCATGGAATAGTTCACCTTGATCCCCGCTGCTTTCACATAAGCAGAGGCTTGTCGTGGCAGTCCGGAAGGAAGGAGAACCCCAAcatcggtggtggtgccaCCAATATCAACGACAATGGTGGACTTATTAGCTAGATCCTCTCCGGCTAGATATGCAGCGCCGCGCATGGAGTTGGTAGCACCGGAGTTGAACGTCCGGATGGGTGTCTTTGCTGCAGTAGTCGCGTCAATGATAGTGCCATCATTCTGCGTCAGAAATAGCGGACACTGTAAATGAAGGGATTTCATTGCACCGCGGAAGCGTCGGATTGTTTGGCGCGCATATCTCAGGATGG
This window harbors:
- a CDS encoding uncharacterized protein (of unknown function-domain containing protein); protein product: MMQSVRIGVDVGGTNTDAVLIDLGQRETPSRGILSSHKAPTSPDVTTGIQEAINTVLRDSQVAPDNVASVTIGTTAFLNSVLEQDPRRLSKVAIIRLSKSFLRDVKPFSEWPAGLASLINGYVGYIDGGLHIDGSQEAPVVESQVVRECENIKALGLTTVVVAGVYSPIDEVFRQEETVREIITREIPGVDVVCSKEIANIGFLERENAAILNGAILRYARQTIRRFRGAMKSLHLQCPLFLTQNDGTIIDATTAAKTPIRTFNSGATNSMRGAAYLAGEDLANKSTIVVDIGGTTTDVGVLLPSGLPRQASAYVKAAGIKVNYSMPHLYSVGLGGGSIVRDGQSGAKKGAVTVGPDSVGHRLLTEGLVFGGDVLTATDIAVAGAQCVVGNAESVKHLASKLVSASQTRIKQILERSIDLMKTSPEPLPVLLVGGGAVLAPAELEGASKLINPPFFDVANAVGAACAKVGGTVDKITSIADQSIKDAVEEAKKAAIERAIQAGAVEDSVFIAEVESMPIPYISNQLRTVVKAIGNLDTERSMSMFVDNDAAPMEEDTLDENPRTTEHLQVPEVIPVDHLTYRPNVVFNEKAGWHEWLLTETDLNYIADGAYVLGCGGGGSPDAGRIQLQEMLRQGYKIRCIDHSVLPDDALVYWGGRMGSPATTVERLQAHETVDAIGQLMHYMGHKSFDAVMGLEIGGSNGLEAFQWGSDRFYDRPVIDADFMGRANPMIWQTTMAVYRPGELTPCAIDSGDGRSVIMPRAGDDEMVDRVLRAALTEMGSLVGLSARPTNGAAVREFAILNTVSLSWRIGRAIAQAAQYSTLLTVPEAIIAEAGGPQSAKVLFRGKISGIEQTVYKGHSYGELIITEVPAEDDDQATNQNCSPAVAQGGHIRIPFKNENIYAEHHAADGSKKIIASVPDLICILDKESGKPIGVPEYRYGYQVVVLGLACSPHWSKTERGLEIGGPKGYGYDFAYEPLGEYFEPRSVIDEFKEVN